One stretch of Chryseobacterium fluminis DNA includes these proteins:
- a CDS encoding SDR family oxidoreductase, producing the protein MDKLQLKDKNVLITGADSGIGKSIALLFAKEGANISFIHYHDNKDAEETKNEISALGRKALSFEGDINDAGFCKNAVEKTVSELGGIDILINNAGTQVPCENIEDLEEENIRKTFNSNIIGMILLTKMVFPYLKQGSSVINTTSAVAYLGHEELLDYSATKGAIVSFTRSLALQSKPKGIRVNAVAPGPVATPLTEKTFGEEEEDQSKPPLERNASTEEIASSFLFLATEASSQITGQVLHPNGGLIVSG; encoded by the coding sequence ATGGATAAATTACAGCTAAAAGACAAAAATGTCTTAATCACCGGTGCAGACAGTGGAATAGGAAAATCCATCGCTTTACTTTTTGCAAAAGAAGGAGCGAATATTTCTTTTATCCATTATCACGATAACAAGGATGCAGAAGAAACGAAAAATGAAATTTCAGCTTTAGGAAGAAAAGCATTATCGTTTGAAGGGGATATTAACGATGCCGGATTCTGTAAAAATGCAGTTGAAAAAACCGTGTCGGAACTTGGCGGAATAGATATTTTAATTAATAATGCAGGAACCCAGGTTCCCTGTGAGAATATTGAGGATCTGGAAGAGGAAAATATCAGAAAAACCTTCAATTCCAACATTATCGGAATGATTTTATTAACGAAAATGGTTTTTCCGTATTTGAAGCAGGGAAGTTCGGTTATTAATACAACATCAGCGGTGGCATATCTCGGCCATGAAGAACTGTTGGATTATTCCGCTACAAAAGGTGCTATCGTTTCTTTTACGAGATCTCTGGCTTTACAGTCCAAGCCTAAAGGTATTCGGGTCAATGCCGTTGCGCCGGGACCTGTTGCCACACCACTTACTGAAAAAACGTTCGGGGAAGAGGAAGAAGATCAAAGCAAACCGCCGCTGGAGCGCAATGCTTCGACTGAAGAAATCGCATCCAGTTTTCTGTTCTTGGCAACTGAGGCTTCTTCCCAGATTACAGGGCAGGTCCTGCATCCGAACGGCGGCTTAATAGTGAGTGGATAA
- a CDS encoding CinA family protein, with product MNLQKDLLDFIGEYLQAANETVSTAESVTSGFLQFSFSQIKDASQIFKGGITAYTLEEKVKLLQVDEKEAHECNCVSQHISDTMAIQVTKLFNTEWGVAVTGYATPVEESEFKLFAYFSLAYKNQVVLSQKIELNSRKESVSAQFCYSEFIMECLKLEMDKRMSSDEKLN from the coding sequence ATGAATCTTCAAAAAGATTTACTGGACTTTATTGGTGAGTATCTGCAGGCCGCAAATGAGACCGTTTCTACGGCAGAAAGCGTAACTTCGGGTTTTCTGCAGTTTTCTTTTTCTCAGATAAAGGATGCTTCCCAGATATTTAAAGGAGGAATTACCGCTTATACTCTTGAAGAAAAAGTAAAGCTGTTACAGGTCGACGAAAAAGAAGCCCACGAATGTAATTGTGTTTCTCAGCATATATCTGATACCATGGCCATTCAGGTTACAAAATTATTCAATACCGAATGGGGAGTGGCGGTTACAGGCTATGCTACGCCTGTTGAAGAGTCGGAATTCAAGCTTTTTGCATATTTTTCTCTCGCTTATAAAAACCAGGTTGTCCTTTCCCAGAAAATAGAGCTCAATTCCAGAAAGGAGTCCGTAAGCGCGCAGTTCTGTTACAGCGAATTTATCATGGAATGCCTGAAATTGGAAATGGATAAAAGAATGAGCTCGGATGAAAAATTAAATTAA
- a CDS encoding Crp/Fnr family transcriptional regulator: MLISQELLLSYGADTETYDKAFTIFNEGDTPKYYYQIIEGRIKLNHYTDDGKELILAILDNGFSVCELLLFIDKKYPVNAITFEKCTILKLPKSNFVKLLDDHPQISKDINRFLSERLYYKYIMLENNSSLRPDTRIKGMLTYHKSFTEDQSKFSYQVPLTRQQIASLTALRVETVVRSVKKLEKENFLKIIDRKIFV; the protein is encoded by the coding sequence ATGCTGATCTCACAGGAACTTTTATTGTCATACGGAGCAGATACTGAAACTTATGATAAAGCTTTTACGATCTTCAATGAGGGAGATACTCCTAAGTATTATTACCAGATCATTGAAGGAAGAATAAAACTCAACCACTATACGGATGATGGCAAAGAGCTTATCTTAGCTATTTTAGACAATGGTTTCAGTGTGTGTGAGTTATTACTGTTTATCGATAAAAAATACCCTGTAAATGCCATAACGTTCGAAAAATGTACGATTCTGAAACTTCCCAAAAGCAATTTCGTAAAACTTCTGGATGATCATCCTCAGATTTCTAAAGATATTAACAGATTCTTATCAGAACGTCTCTACTACAAATATATTATGCTGGAAAACAACTCCTCCCTCCGGCCGGATACCCGGATCAAAGGAATGCTTACCTATCATAAGAGCTTTACAGAAGATCAGTCTAAATTTTCCTATCAGGTACCCTTAACCAGACAGCAGATAGCCTCCCTTACCGCATTACGGGTAGAAACCGTTGTAAGATCAGTAAAAAAACTTGAAAAAGAGAATTTCCTGAAAATTATCGACCGAAAAATTTTTGTGTAA
- a CDS encoding Crp/Fnr family transcriptional regulator, whose amino-acid sequence MIISEDLLVAYGAEYETYKPGHVIFHEDTAPRFYFQIVSGTVELNNYHEDGKEFTQSILTDGKSLGESFLFSDRRYPTNATAKTDCKILKLHKTDFYNLIQNKPEELINIVRALSESLHNKYVMMYSISSSDPSFKINSLMNYLKGDGNTEKFSFKVPLTRKQLAHLTGLRVETVIRTVKKLHNNNILKIKNGKIFY is encoded by the coding sequence ATGATAATTAGTGAAGATTTATTAGTTGCTTACGGAGCTGAGTATGAAACTTATAAGCCCGGCCATGTGATCTTTCATGAAGATACGGCACCCCGTTTTTATTTTCAGATTGTCTCCGGCACGGTAGAGTTGAATAACTATCATGAAGACGGTAAAGAATTTACCCAAAGTATTCTGACTGACGGTAAGAGCCTCGGAGAATCGTTTCTTTTCAGTGACAGACGTTATCCTACCAATGCTACTGCAAAAACAGACTGTAAAATCCTTAAACTTCATAAAACTGATTTTTATAACCTAATACAGAATAAGCCTGAAGAGCTCATCAATATCGTGCGTGCGCTATCGGAATCACTGCATAACAAATATGTGATGATGTACAGCATTTCTTCTTCCGATCCTTCATTTAAAATCAATTCTCTTATGAATTATCTGAAGGGAGACGGTAATACGGAAAAATTCAGTTTTAAGGTTCCTCTGACGAGAAAGCAGCTTGCTCATCTTACCGGGCTTAGGGTGGAGACCGTTATCAGAACAGTAAAAAAACTGCACAATAATAATATACTGAAAATTAAAAACGGAAAAATTTTTTATTAA
- a CDS encoding KGG domain-containing protein, translating to MNTRNSRNRNSGGNSNSSSNLEEIYQLGYDHGYKDAQNDEDYDDDFSEYEDYFEEDEDDDYENNYDDDDYDDDDYDDVDYDDDEDDDDDDDNRGRGRGRGRSNNGNQDRDSQGRFTSGGRGGSGNGSGRGRSSNSGRSGSGSGSRSGGRGRSSNSGSSSNSGNYDRRHDNPGRPKGSGSSRGNGSNNGSGSGNGSGRSSNSGRSGSGRGNSGSGSGSGSRSGNNGGSGRSSNSGSGNGNSKRGFASMSKAERTRIARMGGQASHGGGRSSGSGRSGFGGRRNS from the coding sequence ATGAACACTAGAAATTCAAGAAATCGTAATTCAGGAGGAAATTCAAATTCATCAAGTAATCTTGAAGAAATCTACCAGTTAGGTTATGACCATGGTTATAAAGATGCACAAAACGATGAAGATTATGACGATGACTTCTCAGAGTATGAGGATTACTTTGAAGAAGACGAAGATGATGATTATGAAAACAACTATGATGACGATGATTATGATGACGACGATTACGATGATGTAGATTATGACGATGATGAAGACGACGATGACGACGATGATAACAGAGGTCGTGGACGTGGAAGAGGCAGAAGCAATAACGGGAATCAGGATAGAGACAGCCAGGGAAGATTTACTTCCGGTGGCAGAGGTGGTTCCGGTAACGGATCAGGTAGAGGAAGAAGTTCGAATTCAGGAAGATCCGGTTCCGGGTCAGGCTCAAGGTCAGGCGGAAGAGGAAGATCATCAAATTCAGGAAGCTCTTCTAACAGCGGCAACTACGACCGAAGACATGATAATCCGGGAAGACCGAAAGGCAGCGGAAGCAGCAGAGGAAATGGTAGCAATAATGGAAGTGGTAGCGGTAATGGAAGCGGAAGATCATCAAATTCAGGAAGATCAGGAAGCGGTAGAGGAAACTCCGGTTCTGGTTCAGGCTCAGGCTCAAGATCAGGAAATAACGGCGGTTCAGGTCGAAGCTCAAATTCAGGATCTGGTAATGGAAATTCAAAAAGAGGCTTCGCATCGATGAGCAAAGCTGAACGTACGAGAATTGCTCGTATGGGCGGACAGGCATCTCACGGTGGCGGAAGATCTTCAGGCTCCGGCAGATCAGGATTTGGAGGTAGACGTAATTCATAA
- a CDS encoding ferritin-like domain-containing protein has product MATKTSDNKGSKENAAGTPSMATTATSASTPSPAPEDQKTMKVDNATVDADEMKNSSLHKFFVSALKDIYFAENAIIDALDKMQEVATTEELKDAFEDHQLQTKKHVSRLEKIFRLIDEKPEQKECKAIKGIIEEGEEIIKSTEEGSMTRDAALIIAAQKVEHYEIATYGGLAQLAITMGHDKVADLLETTLQEEEDTDYNLTEIAETSINFDAEQED; this is encoded by the coding sequence ATGGCAACTAAAACATCAGACAATAAAGGCAGTAAAGAAAACGCTGCAGGTACACCCTCTATGGCTACTACAGCAACCAGTGCATCCACTCCATCACCTGCACCGGAAGATCAAAAAACTATGAAAGTAGATAATGCAACCGTTGATGCAGACGAAATGAAAAATTCTTCTCTGCATAAGTTTTTCGTTTCAGCACTCAAAGATATTTATTTTGCAGAAAACGCGATTATCGATGCATTGGACAAAATGCAGGAAGTCGCTACAACAGAAGAACTTAAAGATGCTTTTGAAGATCATCAGCTTCAGACTAAAAAGCATGTTAGCCGACTTGAAAAAATATTCAGGCTAATTGATGAGAAACCTGAACAAAAGGAATGTAAGGCTATTAAAGGAATCATCGAAGAAGGTGAAGAAATTATTAAATCTACAGAGGAAGGATCCATGACCCGTGACGCAGCATTGATTATTGCAGCTCAAAAAGTGGAACACTATGAAATCGCAACCTATGGCGGACTGGCTCAGCTGGCCATCACCATGGGGCACGATAAAGTGGCAGATCTGCTTGAAACAACATTACAGGAAGAAGAAGATACCGATTATAATCTCACAGAAATCGCTGAGACCTCCATCAATTTTGATGCGGAACAGGAAGATTAA
- a CDS encoding catalase, translated as MNDPKSTNEKLDQLESHKTANEETKLTTNQGLKISNNQDSLKAGDRGPTLLEDFILREKITHFDHERIPERIVHARGSGAHGVFKLNKSLSPYTKAKFLSEVGKETPVFVRFSTVAGSKGSTDLARDVRGFAIKFYTDEGNYDLVANNMPVFFIQDAMKFPDLVHAVKPEPDNEIPQAASAHDTFWDFISLMPESMHMIMWLMSDRAIPRSFSRMEGFGVHSFKFINEEGKSHFVKFHFKPKLGVHSVAWDEAQRISGVDPDFHKRDLWESIEKGNFPEWDFGVQLIPEEDEDKFDFDLLDPTKIVPEEEVPVEIVGTLTLNRNPDNFFAETEQVAFHPGHLVPGIDFSNDPLLQGRLFSYTDTQLSRLGSPNFHEIPINRSVNTVHNNQRDGHMRQQIVKGKVSYEPNSIGGGCPFQAMMSEGGFTSHEERVSGTKIRQRSESFVDHYSQAKLFYNSQSAPEKIHLQNALIFELSKVTIPEIRKRMVGQLNFIDKNLAEKVAAKVGVEVTELEFPNQSLPADSTHVDLQSEEREAHTTFSGALSMRNTVKNTIEGRKIGFIMADGADETALNDLKTKLESENAAVEIIAPSLAPVKTDAGTSLTPKHSLSSTASVCFDALFIAAGEKSANELLNPENKQLVLHFINEAYKHCKAIYFGEGTEPLYLNSNVSLKNHIDPAIVNSEDESPSDKFINAIANHRVWDLELERNAIK; from the coding sequence ATGAATGACCCAAAATCAACCAATGAAAAGTTAGACCAACTGGAATCGCACAAAACAGCTAACGAAGAAACTAAACTCACCACCAATCAGGGACTTAAAATCAGCAATAACCAGGATTCCCTAAAAGCCGGCGACCGGGGACCTACTCTGCTGGAAGACTTTATCCTCAGAGAAAAAATTACCCATTTTGACCACGAGCGAATTCCTGAAAGAATCGTTCATGCCAGAGGCTCCGGAGCCCACGGTGTCTTTAAATTAAATAAAAGCCTTTCACCCTATACCAAGGCAAAATTCTTATCAGAAGTAGGAAAGGAAACTCCGGTTTTTGTAAGGTTTTCTACGGTAGCCGGAAGCAAAGGGAGTACTGATCTTGCCCGTGACGTGAGAGGTTTTGCGATTAAATTTTACACCGACGAAGGTAATTATGACCTGGTAGCCAATAATATGCCTGTCTTTTTTATTCAGGATGCCATGAAATTTCCGGATCTGGTACATGCTGTAAAGCCTGAGCCCGATAATGAGATTCCTCAGGCCGCTTCAGCACATGATACTTTTTGGGATTTTATTTCTTTAATGCCTGAAAGTATGCACATGATCATGTGGCTGATGAGTGACAGAGCAATCCCGAGAAGCTTCAGCAGAATGGAAGGATTTGGCGTGCACTCCTTTAAATTTATTAATGAAGAAGGAAAATCACACTTTGTGAAATTTCACTTTAAACCTAAATTAGGCGTTCATTCTGTTGCCTGGGATGAAGCCCAGAGAATTTCCGGTGTAGATCCGGACTTTCATAAGAGGGATTTGTGGGAATCTATCGAAAAAGGCAACTTCCCGGAATGGGATTTCGGAGTACAGCTTATTCCTGAAGAGGATGAAGATAAATTCGACTTTGACCTCCTCGATCCTACAAAAATAGTTCCCGAAGAAGAAGTTCCTGTAGAAATCGTCGGAACATTAACCCTAAACAGAAATCCTGATAATTTCTTTGCAGAAACAGAACAGGTTGCTTTCCATCCGGGACATCTTGTTCCTGGAATAGATTTCAGCAACGACCCGTTATTGCAGGGAAGATTATTTTCCTATACAGATACACAGTTATCAAGATTAGGATCTCCTAATTTCCATGAGATCCCGATCAACAGATCAGTAAACACCGTTCATAACAACCAGCGTGACGGACACATGAGACAGCAGATCGTCAAAGGAAAAGTAAGCTACGAGCCCAACTCTATCGGAGGAGGCTGCCCTTTTCAGGCGATGATGTCCGAAGGTGGCTTTACCTCCCATGAGGAAAGAGTTTCCGGCACGAAGATCAGACAGAGAAGCGAAAGTTTTGTAGATCATTATTCCCAGGCAAAATTATTCTATAACAGCCAGTCTGCTCCGGAAAAAATACATCTTCAGAACGCCCTTATTTTTGAATTATCAAAAGTGACTATTCCTGAAATACGGAAAAGAATGGTAGGTCAGCTTAACTTTATTGATAAAAACCTGGCTGAAAAAGTAGCTGCCAAAGTAGGCGTTGAGGTTACAGAACTGGAATTTCCAAACCAGAGTCTTCCGGCAGACAGTACACACGTAGATCTGCAGAGTGAAGAAAGAGAAGCCCACACCACATTTTCAGGAGCTTTAAGTATGAGAAATACAGTAAAAAACACCATTGAAGGCAGAAAGATCGGATTCATTATGGCTGACGGTGCAGATGAGACTGCTCTTAATGATCTGAAAACAAAACTGGAATCAGAAAATGCCGCTGTTGAAATAATCGCACCGAGTTTAGCCCCCGTTAAAACAGATGCAGGTACTTCACTGACGCCGAAACATTCTCTGAGCAGCACAGCCAGTGTATGTTTTGATGCACTGTTTATTGCAGCGGGAGAAAAGTCTGCCAATGAACTTCTGAATCCTGAAAACAAACAGCTTGTCCTTCACTTCATTAATGAAGCTTATAAGCATTGCAAAGCTATTTATTTCGGAGAGGGAACGGAGCCTCTTTATTTAAACAGTAATGTAAGTCTAAAAAACCATATCGATCCGGCTATTGTCAATTCGGAAGACGAAAGTCCTTCGGATAAATTTATCAATGCCATTGCGAATCACAGGGTATGGGATCTTGAATTGGAAAGAAATGCCATAAAGTAA
- a CDS encoding zinc-dependent alcohol dehydrogenase gives MKAAVFHAPGKITCDTVEDPIIKDENDIILRVTSTAICGSDLHMYSGGIPQARPMVMGHEFMGIVEEKGKNISNLHIGDRVVIPFPVACGSCHFCQNDLPTACEHSNPENYGPEGGLVTEKGGALFGYTDLYGGYDGGQAQYVRVPYAHFGPRKVPENLTDEQVLFLTDIFPTGYTGVMWGDLKGGETVAVFGAGPVGSMSAKSAALYNAKKIIVIDTLQYRLDQIKKLTGCETILWEDAESTVQQIRDMTDGRGADLCIDAVGFEPDRNLLDRAKAVLNFEKGSVKVMEACMSAVKRGGIVSVLGVYPMNYDNFKLGQIFDKGITIKAGQCNVHPIIDKLMDHVQSGRVILDDIITHRLSLTDVAKGYDIFNKKEDGCVKVVLDPWK, from the coding sequence ATGAAAGCTGCAGTTTTTCACGCACCGGGCAAAATCACCTGTGATACGGTAGAGGACCCGATCATAAAAGATGAAAATGATATTATTCTAAGAGTCACTTCCACCGCAATATGTGGGAGTGACTTACATATGTACTCCGGAGGAATTCCCCAGGCCAGACCTATGGTCATGGGGCATGAATTTATGGGTATTGTAGAGGAAAAAGGGAAAAATATTTCCAATCTGCATATTGGTGACCGGGTCGTTATCCCCTTCCCTGTTGCCTGCGGAAGCTGCCACTTCTGTCAGAATGATCTTCCGACAGCCTGCGAACACAGTAATCCGGAAAATTACGGTCCGGAAGGCGGACTGGTTACTGAAAAAGGAGGAGCACTGTTCGGATATACGGATCTCTACGGAGGCTATGACGGAGGTCAGGCCCAATATGTAAGAGTTCCGTATGCTCATTTCGGGCCAAGGAAAGTTCCTGAAAATCTCACCGATGAGCAGGTTTTATTCTTAACAGATATTTTTCCTACAGGCTATACAGGAGTGATGTGGGGAGATCTGAAGGGTGGAGAAACGGTTGCTGTTTTCGGAGCCGGACCCGTAGGTTCTATGTCCGCAAAAAGTGCAGCGCTGTATAATGCCAAAAAGATCATTGTTATAGATACGCTTCAGTACAGGCTGGATCAGATTAAAAAGCTGACCGGCTGTGAAACCATTCTATGGGAAGATGCCGAAAGTACAGTTCAGCAGATCAGGGATATGACGGACGGACGTGGTGCCGATCTTTGCATTGATGCCGTAGGTTTTGAACCGGACAGAAATTTATTAGACCGGGCAAAAGCAGTTCTGAATTTTGAAAAGGGATCTGTGAAGGTTATGGAAGCCTGTATGAGCGCGGTAAAACGTGGCGGGATCGTTTCCGTATTGGGCGTATACCCGATGAACTATGATAATTTTAAGCTGGGACAGATCTTCGATAAAGGAATTACCATAAAAGCCGGACAATGTAACGTACACCCGATCATCGATAAGCTGATGGACCATGTACAGTCAGGCCGTGTTATCCTGGATGATATCATTACCCACCGACTTTCTTTAACGGATGTTGCTAAAGGATATGACATCTTCAATAAAAAAGAAGACGGATGTGTAAAGGTCGTTCTTGATCCCTGGAAATAA
- a CDS encoding SDR family NAD(P)-dependent oxidoreductase encodes MERKNQYALITGATSGIGYELAKLFAQEGYDLVIVSRNHDELKAKAEEFKSFGINVITMAKNLFLQEDAYSLYSELQLHGISPEILVNDAGQGVYGKFQDTDIHREVDIVNLNIVSVIILTKLFLKDRLTKGSGKILNLASVASKAPGPWHSVYHGTKAFVLSWSEAIREELKDSGITVTALLPGPTDTDFFNKAEMNESKILEDKDNLMSPEEVAKDGFDALMNGNDKVISGLKNKLSVAMTNISPDSMAAHRMGEMQKPVDEK; translated from the coding sequence ATGGAACGCAAAAATCAATATGCCCTGATCACCGGAGCAACAAGCGGAATAGGCTACGAACTGGCCAAATTGTTTGCTCAAGAAGGCTATGATCTTGTCATTGTCTCCAGAAATCATGATGAACTGAAGGCAAAAGCTGAGGAATTTAAAAGTTTCGGAATCAATGTAATTACCATGGCCAAAAACCTTTTTCTGCAGGAAGATGCCTACTCGTTATATTCGGAACTGCAACTGCACGGAATAAGTCCGGAAATTCTTGTTAATGATGCAGGACAAGGCGTTTACGGAAAATTTCAGGATACGGATATTCACCGGGAAGTAGATATTGTTAATTTAAATATCGTTTCCGTTATTATCTTAACCAAATTATTCCTGAAAGACCGCCTGACGAAAGGATCCGGAAAGATCCTGAACCTGGCCTCTGTGGCCAGTAAGGCACCAGGGCCCTGGCATTCGGTTTATCACGGGACAAAAGCATTTGTTTTATCCTGGTCTGAAGCGATCCGTGAGGAGCTTAAGGATTCCGGAATCACAGTAACAGCCCTTTTACCGGGACCTACGGACACCGATTTCTTTAATAAGGCAGAAATGAACGAAAGTAAAATTCTGGAAGATAAAGATAACCTGATGTCTCCGGAAGAGGTAGCGAAAGACGGATTTGATGCGCTTATGAACGGTAACGATAAGGTAATTTCTGGACTAAAGAATAAATTATCCGTAGCCATGACCAATATCTCACCAGACAGTATGGCAGCACACAGAATGGGTGAAATGCAGAAACCGGTGGATGAAAAGTAA
- a CDS encoding FAD-dependent oxidoreductase, translated as MNRDGARKSIWQEENKKFSSGADFNEIYDVAIIGGGITGVSTAIKLQQAGKKCIILEASNIGFGTTGGTTAHLNDFFDTTFPEAISDFGLDNAQLFAEVGQEAITIIEDHIRQFGIDCDFEKKSACLFALDEKQDKQLKDIVDGASKVGHPMTFTSEIPFPIPFVSAVTIPDQAQFHPIKYIRALSEAFINLGGVIQETCVCESHEEQDDMIVLKTSNGEVKARNAVYATHITPGLNVLSFTNAPYRSYAIALSLKDKNYPEQLGYDLLDPYHYYRTQEIDGQTLLIAGGEDHKTGHEQDTGECFSRLENYIREHFDVETVHYSWSSQYYEPVDGFPYIGKLPGSKGKIYTATGFRGNGMIFGTISSQIITDLIIKGENKYEKLFNPSRVKPIAGLTDFVKETATVAFDFIKDKLFKEKIESLAEVTDGEAKVVKYEGESYALFKETGGKTHLIKSSCPHTKCEVRWNSAELSWDCPCHGSRFNVNGKMLTGPTVLDLERIDPEEAAS; from the coding sequence ATGAATAGAGACGGAGCCAGAAAAAGCATATGGCAGGAAGAGAATAAAAAATTCTCATCCGGAGCTGACTTTAACGAGATATATGATGTTGCCATTATTGGCGGAGGAATTACCGGCGTATCAACGGCAATAAAACTGCAGCAAGCCGGCAAAAAATGTATTATTCTTGAAGCTTCCAACATAGGCTTTGGAACAACGGGCGGTACCACTGCTCACCTCAATGATTTTTTCGATACGACCTTCCCTGAAGCTATCAGTGATTTCGGGCTTGACAATGCCCAATTGTTTGCGGAGGTGGGACAGGAAGCTATTACCATCATTGAAGATCATATCAGGCAGTTCGGAATAGACTGCGATTTTGAGAAAAAATCTGCCTGTCTTTTTGCATTGGATGAGAAACAGGACAAACAGCTGAAAGACATCGTTGACGGAGCATCCAAGGTGGGACACCCCATGACCTTTACCAGCGAAATTCCTTTCCCTATTCCTTTCGTGAGTGCCGTAACCATTCCTGACCAGGCACAGTTTCACCCGATAAAATACATCAGGGCCCTGAGCGAAGCATTCATTAATCTTGGAGGAGTTATCCAGGAAACCTGTGTTTGTGAAAGCCATGAAGAACAGGATGATATGATTGTTTTAAAAACATCAAACGGGGAAGTAAAAGCTCGGAATGCGGTATATGCTACTCATATTACGCCGGGTCTTAATGTTCTCAGTTTTACCAACGCCCCTTACAGAAGTTACGCCATTGCATTGAGTCTGAAAGATAAAAATTATCCTGAGCAACTGGGCTATGACCTCTTGGATCCGTATCATTATTACCGGACCCAGGAAATTGACGGACAGACTCTGTTAATTGCCGGAGGAGAAGACCACAAGACCGGTCACGAACAGGATACTGGTGAATGTTTTTCAAGACTGGAAAACTACATCCGCGAGCACTTTGATGTTGAAACCGTACACTACAGCTGGTCCAGCCAGTATTACGAGCCTGTAGACGGGTTTCCGTACATCGGAAAGCTTCCAGGAAGTAAGGGGAAAATATATACTGCGACAGGTTTCCGCGGCAACGGGATGATTTTCGGAACGATCTCCTCACAGATTATAACAGATCTAATCATTAAAGGAGAGAATAAATACGAAAAACTTTTTAATCCGTCAAGGGTAAAACCTATTGCAGGACTTACCGACTTTGTGAAGGAAACCGCTACGGTAGCCTTTGATTTTATCAAAGATAAGCTTTTCAAAGAAAAGATAGAATCGCTGGCTGAAGTTACCGATGGTGAGGCAAAAGTTGTGAAGTATGAAGGCGAATCGTATGCATTATTTAAGGAAACGGGCGGCAAAACCCATCTTATTAAAAGCTCGTGCCCGCATACGAAGTGCGAAGTCCGCTGGAACAGTGCGGAGCTGAGCTGGGATTGTCCGTGCCACGGCTCCAGATTTAATGTTAACGGTAAAATGCTTACCGGACCTACGGTATTGGATCTGGAGAGAATTGATCCTGAAGAAGCTGCATCTTAA